A region from the Aquimarina sp. ERC-38 genome encodes:
- a CDS encoding tetratricopeptide repeat protein — MEHISSLYEQIERYLSGAMNTSEELEFEKQIQNNMLLQKEIEKHSLLHKILKDKKSLDFKEKLVKINKDYKKDISTSNNKYFVLKIAASLLLIVGLGIIFWQSSYSKDSYDDVYQLFYTPYANDFVTRGETNSANYILDQYQNKNYQDVLSGLKKVVDTAKSKKWRIYLANAYLNTNNVDKAILLLNDISTEDVHYEVSKWYLSLAYIKEKNKEKATQALTEVIAYNGIYKEKADEILKRVSLL, encoded by the coding sequence ATGGAACATATATCATCATTATATGAGCAAATAGAACGGTATCTATCCGGTGCAATGAATACTTCGGAAGAATTAGAATTTGAAAAGCAAATTCAAAATAATATGTTACTCCAGAAAGAAATTGAGAAGCATAGCCTATTACACAAGATACTCAAAGATAAAAAGTCGCTTGACTTTAAAGAAAAATTAGTTAAAATTAATAAGGATTATAAAAAAGATATTAGCACTTCAAATAATAAATATTTTGTACTAAAGATTGCTGCTTCCTTATTACTTATTGTTGGTTTAGGTATTATCTTTTGGCAATCTTCTTATAGTAAGGATAGTTATGATGATGTGTATCAATTATTTTATACACCATATGCTAATGATTTTGTTACCCGAGGAGAAACAAATTCTGCTAATTATATTCTAGATCAATATCAGAACAAAAATTATCAAGATGTTTTGTCTGGATTAAAAAAGGTTGTGGATACTGCAAAAAGTAAGAAGTGGAGGATTTATTTGGCTAATGCTTATTTAAATACAAACAATGTAGATAAAGCTATACTTCTATTAAATGATATATCTACTGAAGATGTACATTATGAAGTGTCAAAGTGGTACTTATCTTTAGCCTACATAAAAGAAAAAAATAAAGAAAAAGCTACTCAAGCCCTTACTGAAGTTATTGCGTATAACGGAATTTACAAGGAAAAAGCTGATGAAATTCTAAAAAGAGTTTCCTTATTATAA
- the map gene encoding type I methionyl aminopeptidase translates to MIVTKTREEIELMRHSALLVSKTLGMLAAEVKPGVTTLHLDKLAETFLRDHGAEPAFLGLYDFPNSLCMSPNAQVVHGIPNLTPLEEGDIISIDCGAYKNGYYGDHAYTFAVGEIDDDIKKLLEVTKASLYKGIAELKVGNRVGDVGFAIQNYTEAHGYGVVRELVGHGLGQKMHEDPEMPNYGKRGRGKKFVEGMVVAIEPMINMGTRRIKQLRDGWTILTADGKPSAHFEHDVAIIDGKPEILSTFKYVNEVLGIETDEEDAFRTEALVI, encoded by the coding sequence ATGATTGTTACTAAAACACGGGAAGAAATTGAATTAATGAGGCATAGTGCCTTACTGGTATCTAAAACTTTAGGCATGTTAGCTGCCGAAGTAAAACCAGGGGTCACTACCCTTCATCTAGATAAATTAGCTGAAACTTTTCTGAGGGACCATGGAGCAGAACCCGCATTTTTAGGTCTGTATGATTTTCCTAATAGTTTATGTATGAGTCCGAATGCACAGGTAGTACATGGGATCCCTAACCTAACTCCTCTTGAAGAAGGAGATATTATTTCTATCGACTGTGGTGCTTATAAAAATGGGTATTACGGGGATCATGCTTATACTTTTGCCGTTGGCGAAATTGACGATGATATTAAAAAACTATTAGAGGTTACCAAAGCATCTTTATATAAAGGAATAGCAGAATTAAAAGTAGGAAATCGAGTGGGAGACGTAGGCTTTGCCATCCAGAATTACACCGAAGCCCATGGATACGGAGTTGTACGAGAACTAGTAGGTCATGGTTTGGGACAAAAAATGCATGAAGACCCCGAAATGCCGAATTACGGAAAACGAGGAAGAGGTAAAAAATTTGTAGAAGGTATGGTCGTTGCCATCGAACCTATGATTAATATGGGAACCCGGCGTATCAAGCAATTACGTGACGGCTGGACGATCTTAACCGCAGACGGAAAGCCTAGTGCTCACTTTGAACATGATGTTGCCATTATCGACGGTAAACCCGAAATCTTATCTACTTTTAAATATGTAAACGAAGTTTTAGGTATTGAAACTGATGAAGAAGATGCGTTCCGCACAGAGGCTTTAGTGATTTAA
- a CDS encoding class I SAM-dependent methyltransferase produces MKKLFKIVLNSVPRTFLIRISYLVRPILAWFLRGKTYTDPIDGKSFSKFLPYGYEKQRENVLSPSTLSLERHRLLWLYLQRETDFFTTPAKLLHFAPEQAFHKCFKKLNHLDYTTTDLNSPLADVKADICNLPFADNTYDIIFCNHVLEHIPDDQKAMQELYRVLKPGGWAILQIPQDLSLEITFQDDSIIDPKERAKIFGQYDHVRIYGRDYFDKLRAVGFTVKEVHLASNLSPKEVTRYCLNPNEILPVCYKKM; encoded by the coding sequence ATGAAGAAACTCTTCAAAATTGTTCTTAATAGTGTTCCGCGTACTTTTTTGATTCGAATTAGTTATTTAGTTCGACCTATTCTTGCCTGGTTTTTAAGAGGTAAAACCTATACCGATCCGATTGATGGTAAAAGTTTCTCAAAGTTTTTGCCTTACGGATACGAAAAACAACGCGAGAATGTGTTGTCCCCTTCTACCTTATCCCTAGAACGGCATAGGTTACTATGGTTATACTTACAAAGAGAAACAGATTTCTTTACCACCCCGGCAAAATTACTACACTTCGCCCCCGAACAAGCATTCCATAAATGCTTTAAAAAACTTAACCATTTAGATTATACCACTACAGATTTAAACTCTCCCCTAGCAGACGTAAAGGCAGATATCTGTAATTTACCTTTTGCAGACAATACGTATGACATCATTTTTTGTAACCACGTATTAGAACATATTCCGGATGATCAGAAGGCAATGCAGGAGTTGTACCGGGTTTTAAAACCAGGAGGATGGGCTATTCTTCAGATCCCGCAAGATTTAAGTTTAGAAATTACGTTCCAGGATGACTCCATTATAGACCCTAAAGAAAGAGCAAAGATTTTTGGCCAGTACGACCATGTCAGGATCTACGGAAGAGATTATTTTGATAAATTAAGAGCTGTTGGTTTCACAGTAAAAGAAGTACACCTCGCCTCCAATTTATCCCCCAAAGAAGTCACTCGTTACTGCTTAAATCCTAATGAGATTTTACCGGTTTGTTATAAAAAAATGTAG
- a CDS encoding RNA polymerase sigma factor translates to MKGYTEEEIIIGIKNGDDRILRMFYDRNYKTIRKFISYNSGKEEDVEDIFQDALVLIFQKITNDSLVINCSIHTYFYAICKNLWWNKLRRLNKVIYDEHKIITSVDTEDVSSSFNYDEKIREGLYRKHFLKLNEGCRKILTLIFEGKSTKEIERISGYTEGNIRKKKFDCKKKLIEAIEKDPLYKEFAYPQNET, encoded by the coding sequence ATGAAGGGATATACCGAAGAAGAAATAATTATTGGTATTAAAAATGGGGATGATCGTATTCTACGAATGTTTTATGACCGTAATTACAAGACAATTCGGAAATTTATTAGTTATAATTCAGGTAAAGAAGAAGATGTAGAAGATATTTTTCAAGATGCATTAGTATTAATTTTTCAAAAAATTACAAATGATAGTCTTGTTATCAATTGTTCAATACATACTTACTTCTATGCTATTTGTAAAAATCTTTGGTGGAATAAATTAAGGAGGTTAAATAAAGTAATTTATGATGAACATAAAATTATAACTTCAGTCGATACGGAAGATGTGAGTAGCTCTTTTAATTATGATGAAAAAATAAGAGAAGGTTTATACCGAAAACATTTTTTAAAATTAAATGAGGGTTGTAGAAAAATTCTTACTTTAATTTTTGAAGGGAAAAGTACCAAAGAGATTGAGCGTATAAGTGGATATACTGAAGGAAATATAAGAAAGAAAAAATTTGATTGTAAAAAGAAACTTATAGAGGCTATTGAAAAAGATCCTTTATATAAAGAGTTTGCATATCCCCAAAATGAAACATAA
- a CDS encoding CHAT domain-containing protein, with the protein MKQKKAFLFLGLVFMICTTLSANKKPAIDTLAAYKFYKQAEELDDSYQYIEAIDFYKKAQEEYQSVTYWEGVARCYNKISKTYLNNADYEYSYKFARKALKVCNKFLKKSSEEIKAFCNVGEYYDSNLDIKEALSYYKKALYLVDIYQCEFNKSYILQSISSCHLNLNNIKFALTYAKDAVKKAENSKTIDDHTLANAYTYLSRVYNRTNNYSKAKDYLLKSLEQNIKKKEFKNEALNYIDMADIYRETGQHQLSINMYEKGIKTYQQNNLSKYTNIAHCFVGLGIAYKEINKLDKALLYYQRALNIIVQKYGDFYIKSTYILNNLGNIYEQKKDFKKAFYFYNKAIRIIKYKVGTNNLRYARLINNKAYTLIQVESYKKALELTNLSFSIRKKLFDSSSLHFAYCYKNYGHIHKGLGDYNKAIFYFEKELETLDRYYGPSHPETLEAINNIASMYHKNKDYTKALNYYMKAIENNANPSKSTYKAEVAPFYPHAAIASYQGLADTYTVMFNDHCNTKYLKLAQDTFVRSDQILKELNKTSTTYQDKLEQAEQIKEVYAGALSVEGLTNHSNPNYCFYLTERSKAMFLREALADNELKNLGLIPDSIQQKEKETKIDLAFYKSELVSLESSTDKDDNKIPEVNSAIFSLRRSQDSLTNLIKEKFPEYFNLKHNSTVVSVPQLQTRLDDKTSVLQFFMYQEKAYAFLVDNNNIYQYAYQLPDLEKDIIALNQSVVSKNNSKYKKYATRLYQQLIMPFEHKIKARNLIIIPDGVLWQLNFDLLLTQNTNSNNPKNFNYLTHKYAISYANSATSWYQGQVITKNKVKQTGKYRVKDCLAFSFSDSIQTKSKQQISLTALRDAKVDLPGTRKEIKAISSIVDGDYFYGNEAAETNFKKNVDKYKILHLALHGEVNHQNPENSKLLFTKTKDSIEDNQLYMHELFALKIPAELAVLSACNTGSGKINKGEGVMSLGKAFQYAGTKSLLLSSWEISDKTTPELMKLFYRNLKKGMNKAQALQKAKLTFLNGSKPQFASPFYWAGFYIVGNTDPIEFTTKATTAMLSTSSILLIILLLLMILILFYYLKSFGIWKLIQV; encoded by the coding sequence ATGAAGCAAAAGAAAGCATTTTTATTTTTAGGTTTGGTTTTTATGATTTGCACCACCCTATCTGCAAATAAAAAACCTGCTATTGATACGCTCGCTGCCTATAAATTCTATAAACAAGCAGAAGAACTTGACGACAGCTATCAATACATAGAAGCCATTGATTTTTATAAAAAAGCACAAGAAGAATACCAATCAGTGACCTATTGGGAGGGGGTTGCAAGATGTTATAATAAAATCTCTAAAACTTATCTTAATAATGCTGATTATGAATACTCATATAAATTTGCTAGAAAAGCCTTAAAAGTGTGTAATAAATTTCTCAAAAAAAGTTCTGAAGAAATTAAGGCATTTTGTAATGTAGGAGAGTATTATGACTCAAATCTTGATATAAAGGAAGCACTATCTTACTATAAAAAAGCTTTATATTTAGTAGATATCTATCAATGTGAATTTAATAAGTCTTATATTTTACAATCTATTTCTTCTTGTCACCTGAATCTTAATAATATTAAATTTGCGTTAACTTATGCAAAAGATGCTGTAAAAAAAGCTGAAAATAGTAAAACAATAGATGACCACACTCTTGCAAATGCATATACCTACTTATCTAGAGTTTATAATAGGACTAATAATTATAGTAAAGCAAAAGATTATTTACTTAAATCACTAGAGCAAAATATAAAAAAGAAAGAATTTAAAAATGAAGCTCTTAACTATATTGACATGGCTGACATTTATAGGGAAACAGGGCAGCACCAATTAAGTATTAATATGTATGAAAAAGGTATAAAAACATATCAACAAAATAATTTATCTAAATATACAAATATAGCACACTGTTTTGTTGGTCTGGGAATAGCATATAAGGAAATAAATAAATTAGATAAAGCACTTTTGTATTATCAACGGGCTCTAAACATAATTGTTCAAAAATATGGAGATTTCTATATTAAATCTACTTATATCTTAAATAATCTTGGTAATATATATGAACAAAAGAAAGATTTTAAAAAAGCATTTTATTTTTATAATAAAGCAATTCGTATCATTAAATACAAAGTGGGTACAAATAACCTAAGATATGCAAGATTAATAAATAATAAAGCTTATACTTTAATTCAGGTTGAAAGTTATAAAAAAGCTTTAGAGTTGACTAATTTATCCTTTTCTATTAGAAAGAAGTTGTTTGACTCTTCTAGTTTACATTTTGCCTATTGCTATAAGAATTATGGTCATATCCATAAAGGATTAGGGGATTATAATAAAGCAATATTTTACTTCGAAAAAGAGTTAGAAACTCTTGATAGATACTACGGCCCTTCCCATCCGGAAACATTAGAAGCTATCAACAATATTGCTTCTATGTATCATAAGAATAAAGATTATACTAAAGCTTTAAATTATTATATGAAGGCTATTGAAAATAATGCAAACCCTTCTAAAAGCACTTATAAAGCGGAAGTTGCCCCTTTTTATCCCCACGCGGCTATTGCCTCTTACCAAGGGCTTGCTGATACCTATACAGTTATGTTTAATGACCACTGTAATACCAAATACCTTAAACTTGCACAGGATACTTTTGTTAGGTCAGACCAAATTTTAAAGGAATTGAATAAAACCTCAACTACCTACCAGGATAAACTAGAACAAGCAGAACAAATCAAGGAAGTTTATGCTGGTGCCCTTTCGGTAGAAGGACTAACAAACCACTCTAACCCAAACTACTGCTTTTACTTAACGGAAAGAAGCAAAGCTATGTTCCTTAGGGAAGCTTTGGCAGATAATGAGTTGAAAAACCTAGGGTTAATACCGGATTCAATACAACAAAAAGAAAAGGAAACTAAAATCGACCTTGCTTTCTATAAATCCGAACTGGTAAGTTTAGAAAGTAGCACTGATAAAGATGATAATAAAATACCAGAGGTAAACAGTGCGATTTTCTCCCTTAGAAGATCACAGGACTCGTTAACTAATCTTATCAAAGAAAAATTCCCTGAATATTTTAACTTAAAACACAATTCAACGGTGGTATCCGTACCACAACTTCAAACCAGGTTAGATGATAAAACTTCTGTATTACAGTTTTTTATGTACCAGGAAAAGGCATATGCTTTTTTAGTAGATAATAATAACATCTATCAATACGCTTATCAGCTACCTGATTTGGAAAAAGACATTATAGCCTTAAACCAAAGTGTCGTTTCTAAAAACAATTCTAAATATAAAAAATATGCAACTAGATTGTACCAACAACTTATCATGCCTTTTGAACATAAGATAAAAGCCCGAAACCTAATCATTATCCCTGATGGGGTGTTGTGGCAACTAAATTTTGATTTACTATTGACCCAAAATACTAATTCTAATAACCCTAAGAATTTTAATTATCTTACACATAAGTATGCAATCTCTTATGCTAATTCTGCTACTAGTTGGTATCAAGGACAAGTGATTACTAAAAATAAAGTAAAGCAAACCGGGAAGTACCGTGTTAAAGACTGCCTTGCTTTTTCTTTTTCGGATTCTATCCAAACTAAAAGTAAGCAACAAATAAGCCTTACTGCCCTTAGGGATGCAAAGGTTGACCTGCCGGGGACCCGTAAAGAGATCAAAGCTATATCTTCAATAGTAGATGGGGACTATTTCTATGGGAATGAAGCGGCAGAGACTAACTTTAAAAAGAATGTAGACAAATACAAAATCTTACATTTAGCACTACATGGCGAGGTAAACCATCAAAACCCAGAGAACTCAAAACTTCTTTTTACCAAAACTAAAGACAGTATTGAAGACAACCAGTTATACATGCACGAACTCTTTGCCCTAAAAATACCAGCGGAATTAGCCGTATTGAGTGCTTGTAATACAGGTAGTGGTAAAATTAACAAAGGGGAAGGGGTGATGAGCTTGGGAAAAGCCTTTCAATATGCAGGTACTAAGAGTTTACTATTAAGCAGTTGGGAAATATCAGATAAGACTACCCCGGAACTGATGAAGTTGTTTTATCGTAACCTAAAGAAAGGAATGAACAAAGCACAAGCCTTGCAGAAAGCCAAACTAACTTTTCTAAATGGTTCAAAACCTCAATTCGCCTCCCCCTTCTACTGGGCGGGATTCTATATAGTTGGTAATACCGATCCCATTGAGTTTACAACTAAAGCAACAACTGCAATGTTATCTACATCAAGTATCCTACTAATTATACTATTGCTGCTTATGATATTGATACTATTTTATTACCTGAAATCATTTGGAATCTGGAAACTCATTCAAGTTTAA
- a CDS encoding thioredoxin family protein gives MKNIILIIISGMLWISCGTSGKVSTTTPESVPEVSDSKLAKKEADVLIGVQTREAFTVAPYSNWFTSNYTNYKPKSDVITQLTPLLKNTQIKAFMGTWCSDSQRETPTFYKILDATDYDSDNLELVTVTRNKDTPEGLEKGLQIERVPTFIFYKNGKEVGRYVEYARKSLEEDMLAILSGEPYKHSYED, from the coding sequence ATGAAAAATATAATACTAATTATTATTTCCGGTATGTTATGGATATCCTGCGGAACTTCAGGCAAGGTTTCTACCACTACCCCTGAGAGCGTACCTGAAGTTTCAGATTCGAAATTAGCCAAAAAAGAAGCTGATGTCTTAATTGGAGTACAAACCAGAGAAGCCTTTACCGTTGCGCCGTATAGCAACTGGTTTACGTCCAATTATACAAACTATAAACCTAAGTCAGATGTAATAACACAACTAACCCCTTTATTAAAGAATACGCAAATTAAAGCTTTTATGGGAACCTGGTGTAGTGATAGTCAACGAGAAACCCCTACCTTTTATAAAATACTGGATGCTACTGACTATGATAGTGATAATCTTGAACTGGTTACAGTAACCAGAAATAAAGATACTCCGGAAGGTTTGGAAAAAGGATTACAAATAGAAAGAGTTCCTACGTTTATCTTTTATAAAAATGGTAAAGAAGTTGGACGTTATGTAGAATACGCCCGTAAAAGTCTTGAAGAAGATATGTTAGCGATCCTTTCCGGTGAACCTTATAAGCATTCTTATGAAGATTAG
- a CDS encoding CHAT domain-containing protein, translated as MKQKKAFLFLSLVCMICTTLFANKKPTIDTLSAYEFYKHAEDFKNNYRYLEAINFYKKAQEEYQSVTYWEGVARCYNKISKTYRNNADYEYSYKFAKKALKVCNKFLKKSSEKIKAFHNIGKYYDSNLDIKEALSYYKKALYLVDVHQCEFNKSYILQSISSCHLNFNNIEFALAYAKDAVKKAENSKIMDRYVIPNAYTYLTHIYKKTKKFNEAEKNLFKSLKHNKKNNNLRNEALNYTDLADIYRETGQYHLGISMYEKAIKIFRQINLSKHIYMANFFDGLGIAYKEMNNLDQAIMYYFKSLNIMSSKYGESSIRSTYILNNLGDIYDQKKDFKKAFYFYNKAIRIIKYKVGTNNLRYARLINNKAYTLIQVESYKKALELTDQSFSIRKKLFGSSSLYFAYCYKNYGHIYKGLGNHTKAMLYFKKELKTLNRYYGPSHPETLEAINNIASMYHQNKDYTKALEYYTKAVEDNANPSNSNYKAEVAPFYPHAAIASYRGLANTYTAMFNDHCNTKYLKLAQDAFVRSDQILKELNKTSTTYQDKLEQADQIKEVYAGALSVEGLTNHSDPNYCFYLTERSKAMFLREALADNELKNLGLIPDSIQQKEKETKVNLAFYKSELVSLESSTDKDTSKIQEVNSAIFSLRRSQDSLTNLIKEKFPEYFNLKHNPKVVSVPQLQTKLDDKTSVLQFFTYQEKVYAFLVDNNNIYQYTYQLPDLEKDITTLNQSVVSKNNSEYKKYATRLYQQLIMPFEHKIKARNLIIIPDGVLWQLNFDLLLTQNTNSNNPKNFSYLAHKYAISYANSATSWYQGQVITKNKVKQTGKYRTKDCLAFSFSDSIQTKSRQQISLTALRDAKVDLPGTRKEIKAISSIVDGDYFYGNEAAETNFKKNADKYKILHLALHGEVNHQNPENSKLLFTKTKDSIEDNQLYMHELFALKIPAELAVLSACNTGSGKINKGEGVMSLGKAFQYAGTKSLLLSNWEISDKTTPELMRLFYSNLKKGMNKAQALQKAKLTFLNSSKPQFASPFYWAGFYIVGNTDPIEFTKANTTLSISNILLIILLLLIILILFYYLKSLGIRKPIQT; from the coding sequence ATGAAGCAAAAGAAAGCATTTTTATTTTTAAGTTTGGTTTGTATGATTTGCACTACCCTATTTGCAAATAAAAAACCTACTATTGATACACTCTCTGCTTATGAATTCTATAAACATGCGGAAGATTTTAAGAATAATTATCGATATCTGGAAGCCATTAACTTTTATAAAAAAGCACAGGAAGAATACCAGTCAGTGACCTATTGGGAGGGGGTTGCAAGATGTTATAATAAAATCTCTAAAACTTATCGTAATAACGCTGATTATGAATACTCATATAAATTTGCTAAAAAGGCTTTAAAAGTATGTAATAAATTTCTCAAAAAAAGTTCTGAAAAAATTAAGGCATTTCATAATATAGGAAAGTATTATGATTCAAATCTCGATATAAAGGAAGCACTATCTTATTATAAAAAGGCTTTATATTTAGTGGATGTCCATCAATGTGAATTTAATAAATCTTATATTCTACAATCAATTTCTTCCTGTCACCTGAATTTTAATAATATCGAATTTGCATTAGCCTATGCTAAAGATGCTGTAAAAAAAGCTGAAAATAGTAAAATAATGGATAGGTACGTGATTCCCAACGCTTATACTTATTTAACTCATATTTATAAAAAAACAAAAAAATTTAATGAAGCTGAAAAAAATTTATTCAAATCATTAAAGCACAACAAAAAAAATAATAATTTAAGGAATGAAGCTCTGAATTATACTGATTTAGCAGATATCTACCGAGAAACAGGTCAATACCATTTAGGTATTAGTATGTATGAAAAAGCAATTAAAATATTTCGACAGATCAATTTATCAAAACATATATATATGGCAAACTTTTTTGATGGACTTGGAATAGCTTACAAAGAAATGAACAACTTAGATCAAGCTATTATGTACTACTTCAAATCTCTAAATATAATGAGTAGTAAATATGGTGAATCATCTATCAGATCTACTTATATCTTAAATAATCTTGGCGATATATATGATCAAAAAAAAGATTTTAAAAAAGCATTTTATTTTTACAATAAAGCAATTCGTATCATTAAATACAAAGTAGGTACAAATAACCTAAGATATGCAAGATTAATAAACAATAAAGCTTATACTTTAATTCAGGTTGAAAGTTATAAAAAAGCTTTAGAATTGACTGATCAATCTTTCTCCATAAGAAAGAAGTTGTTTGGATCTTCCAGTTTATACTTTGCCTATTGCTATAAAAATTATGGCCATATCTATAAAGGTCTTGGAAACCATACTAAAGCAATGCTTTACTTTAAAAAAGAATTGAAAACTCTAAATAGATACTACGGCCCTTCCCATCCGGAAACATTAGAAGCTATCAACAATATTGCTTCTATGTATCATCAAAATAAAGATTATACTAAAGCTTTAGAATATTATACAAAGGCTGTTGAAGATAATGCAAATCCCTCTAATAGTAATTATAAAGCTGAGGTTGCTCCTTTTTATCCACACGCAGCTATTGCATCTTACCGTGGACTCGCCAATACCTATACAGCTATGTTTAATGACCACTGTAATACTAAATACCTTAAACTTGCCCAAGATGCTTTCGTTAGGTCAGACCAGATTTTAAAGGAATTGAATAAAACCTCAACTACCTACCAGGATAAACTAGAACAAGCGGATCAAATTAAGGAAGTCTATGCTGGTGCCCTTTCGGTAGAAGGACTAACAAACCACTCCGACCCAAACTACTGCTTTTACTTAACGGAAAGAAGCAAAGCTATGTTCCTTAGGGAAGCTTTAGCAGATAATGAGTTGAAAAACCTTGGGTTAATACCGGATTCAATACAACAAAAAGAAAAGGAAACTAAAGTTAACCTGGCTTTCTACAAATCTGAACTGGTAAGTTTAGAGAGTAGCACTGATAAGGATACTAGTAAAATACAAGAGGTAAACAGCGCAATTTTCTCCCTTAGAAGATCACAAGATTCACTAACTAATCTTATCAAAGAAAAATTTCCAGAGTATTTTAACCTAAAGCATAATCCTAAAGTAGTATCTGTACCACAACTTCAAACAAAGTTAGATGATAAAACTTCTGTATTACAGTTTTTTACGTACCAGGAAAAGGTATATGCTTTTTTAGTAGATAACAATAACATCTATCAATATACCTATCAGCTACCTGATTTGGAAAAAGATATTACTACCTTAAACCAAAGTGTCGTTTCTAAAAACAATTCTGAATACAAAAAATATGCAACTAGATTGTACCAACAACTTATCATGCCTTTTGAACATAAGATAAAAGCCCGAAACCTGATTATTATCCCTGATGGGGTGTTGTGGCAACTTAATTTTGATTTACTATTGACCCAAAATACTAATTCTAATAACCCTAAGAATTTTAGTTATCTGGCACATAAGTATGCAATCTCTTATGCTAATTCTGCTACTAGTTGGTATCAAGGACAAGTGATTACTAAAAATAAAGTAAAGCAAACCGGGAAGTACCGTACTAAAGACTGCCTTGCTTTTTCTTTTTCGGATTCTATTCAAACTAAAAGTAGGCAACAAATAAGCCTTACTGCCCTTAGGGATGCAAAGGTTGACCTACCGGGAACCCGTAAAGAGATCAAAGCTATATCTTCTATAGTAGATGGGGACTATTTCTATGGGAATGAAGCGGCAGAGACTAACTTTAAAAAGAATGCAGACAAATACAAAATCTTACATCTAGCACTACACGGCGAGGTAAACCATCAAAACCCAGAGAACTCAAAACTCCTTTTTACCAAAACTAAAGACAGTATTGAAGACAACCAGTTATACATGCACGAACTCTTTGCCTTAAAAATACCAGCGGAATTAGCCGTATTGAGTGCTTGTAATACAGGTAGCGGTAAAATTAACAAAGGGGAAGGGGTGATGAGTCTGGGAAAAGCATTTCAATATGCAGGTACTAAGAGTTTATTACTGAGCAATTGGGAAATATCAGATAAGACCACCCCGGAACTGATGAGGTTATTCTATAGTAACCTAAAGAAAGGAATGAACAAAGCGCAAGCCTTGCAGAAAGCCAAACTAACTTTTTTAAACAGTTCAAAACCTCAATTCGCCTCCCCCTTCTACTGGGCGGGG